In Lotus japonicus ecotype B-129 chromosome 5, LjGifu_v1.2, one genomic interval encodes:
- the LOC130719142 gene encoding UDP-glycosyltransferase 73C1-like: MGSITSPCNLHFIFIPFMAPGHILPMVDMAKLLSQRDVKVTKVTTPLNATKIKASIDREIQSGSPIQLLPVKFPNVEAGIPEGCESLETLPSMDLRENFFTALSLWQKPLEGLLEKLNPFPSCIVSDMNIACVADISTKFKVPRIIFDGTSCFNLLCNHNLHTSKVCETVSDSNQFIVIPGLPHRIEMKKSQLPVIFTPGPNQKLNAVRERIRESEAQAYGIVVNSFKELEEAFK; encoded by the coding sequence ATGGGTTCAATTACATCACCATGCAACCTTCACTTCATATTCATCCCTTTCATGGCACCTGGTCACATTCTTCCGATGGTTGATATGGCCAAGTTGTTATCCCAGCGTGATGTGAAAGTCACCAAAGTCACCACACCCCTCAATGCCACCAAAATCAAAGCTAGCATTGATAGAGAGATTCAATCAGGCTCACCAATCCAACTTCTACCAGTGAAATTCCCAAATGTTGAAGCTGGAATACCAGAAGGATGTGAGAGCCTTGAAACTCTGCCTTCAATGGATCTCAGGGAGAATTTCTTCACAGCTTTGAGTCTATGGCAGAAACCACTTGAAGGACTTCTTGAAAAGTTGAACCCCTTTCCAAGCTGCATTGTATCTGACATGAACATTGCATGTGTTGCTGATATCTCCACCAAATTCAAAGTCCCAAGAATAATCTTTGATGGGACTAGTTGCTTCAATCTCCTATGCAATCACAATTTGCACACTTCAAAGGTCTGTGAAACTGTATCTGATTCAAATCAATTTATAGTTATCCCTGGATTGCCACACAGAATTGAAATGAAGAAATCTCAATTACCTGTGATTTTCACCCCTGGCCCAAACCAAAAGCTGAATGCTGTACGCGAGAGAATCAGGGAATCTGAGGCACAAGCATATGGGATAGTGGTGAATAGTTTTAAAGAGTTGGAGGAAGCGTTCAAGTGA